TATGGATCAAGAATCTGGTAAAACAAATTATCGTAATTGTTTCAGGAAAATATCAATGCTTATTATACTGCGAAAACGAACACTGCGAAAGCTTTCCCGAGCTGAAATCTCCCAGGAACCAAGGCTTTCTGCGTTCAACCAATCTACGCAGGGAAGATCGAATCCGAATCTACGCAGGGAGCTGAAATCTCCCGAGCTAACAAACAGTACCACCTCCTTCGCTATCTCTCCCTCTTTCTCCAACTCTCTGTGGAGCGAAGTAGCGAAGACACGATAGGACTGAGAGGACTCCAGGTGTCGAGGCAAAACCAACACGCACTGAACAACACCCCAGGTGTCGAAGCAAGAAACAGAAGGCAGGGGCAAAATTGGCTTTTCATCCATAACCGGCTCGGCTCTAGCCGGCACTGTTACTAAGAGCATCTCTAACAGAATAGCTAAATTTAATTTTAgctatatttaattatttttaaaacaaaattcaactctaacagactagctatagcttagctatatttaactttagctaaattgaCTAGCTATATGCCTATATTTAACTAGAGAATCCtacatagctaaagcaaaagttatatttctctctcctcttttgtccacatgtcagtttacgatTCGATGAAACATAATATATCACTTACAAATAACTATCATTGatggagcaacattgttaaatcaatagctatatttcacaagtttagctaaatttaactaaaaaataaattctactgttggagatgctttaAGTCGATGAACAGTGCGTGgactgtaataccccgaaaaatccaaattaaattccgtggatttttagaattgatttcGCGATATTAAGAGCGAGCACGAAACTTGGAaaagttgtggaagtagttcggacgattttattttcgaaatcgaacgttatttaggggcccgcgaaagttgactttttatacgtaccgaatttgggaaaacttccttcatgaaagttgtagatctcgtcgatacgatcacgtgcatatgcggaacgcaatattcggagttcgtatgaatatgttatgaatatttgaaatttgagatttttctataaatagacGAAATTTCCGGATATTTCATTAAGGACGAAACTTTTCTATTTTTGCTCTTCAGTCCCTCccccgttctctctctctctcgctcgagACCCGTCCCAGGCCGGCAGACCCGCCGACCCGATCAGGCGATTTCTCCGCCCTCCAGCCTTCTCCGGCCCCGGACCCGGACACCACCATGATCTCTGCTCTACGCCCAGACGCCCTCTGGCGTCGCCGTGCTCCGACGCTGCCCCCAGACGCGGATCGAAGAAGCCCCAGGTGTGCGGAACCCGACCCGGACAGAATTCCCTTTTTCCGGCGTCCCCACGACCGATCCTCCCCTTTTCCTTGATCGCCTCCTCCtgctgatcatcctcatatcctCCATGCTTGACGATTTGGAGTGTATAGCGCTAGATCAAGGGTTGACCTTTTTGACGGCTCTGATTGGATCTAGAACGTGATCGACGGCTGagattaatccaaacttcaaagcttgatctaggacgatctaggcccaaccagacttagctccaggtatgaaagttcatcaacccttcattttgaagaagtttttAGTTGACGACTtgtgcatcggaggtggttgaccgccGTGTTGACCGCCGCGTTGACCGCCGTCTGaccaccgcttgtggcggcgtgtcggaccatattttgagtttatattatctggacgatgatctacgcatccatacgagcgttttgatatattacaaggtATTTTAgaaaaaagttgataaatagtggatttacgttttaacgtttttacgttttatcttcggtttacgatctgtgaagatcagaccatcggttttacttcaaattttagtatgttgatcgtatgactgtcccggtgactttgtgaggtcacgggcgaagatccgaccgtttgatcttcgtataattgtgaaatagtatttcggaaggcgattcgtgagaatccgaccgttggattttcatgaaattttgtggagatgtttataaggacgattcaggaagatccgaccgttggatcttcgtgatatttttggaggatgatcctaagggcgatccgtgaggatccgaccgttggatcgtctttattttcagatccgaccgttggatcatctttatttttgaatccgaccgttggattacctttattttagaatccgaccgttagatcgtctttattttagaatctgaccgttggatcgtcgtttaagtttatttcgtgtttcatttactaagcaaagaccatatttgattaggtacttgacggtttgagttgacgagcgtttggAATATCGTTATAATTGACTtgttagaagacgcagcgggattagaggtgagtaaacctcacgtggttcatattacgaaccgaataaatttaattactttatttttttgtcgtaattgtgtgaaaatatttgttttaaatcatatggacttgatcaactacggtccataggtaagtaaaatgattttattatacaaatgaatttcacggtttttatacttgaactatagttggtattagtagtcattcctgagcggatgattacgtatatatatatttacgtgaaatatatatgttgattggcgtgtgattggtatgatgaaatgattgagaattgattggatattattcaaactattaatctcccatttaattgttgaataatgaaatgttgatcatgtgatgtgaaaactattttatatggccaattgtgaatatgtggaaattattttaagaagtaacgatttgtcttgaaataatatgtctctttatatgggtgtacatatacatttatacgatctaaaatttataaagattgtatgttgaggaattgattatgtctgaaaagtacaattatgaagccgggtgatttcaacaaccccgtgcttaagtgaattactggtaaaactGTTTTGGGTGTTATGAGGagttaagctgtgggccctagtcccttcagatagtgcactattatactcttaggaaggtcgcttactttgagtatacatactttggaggtgtccttggtatgctgcggcttacccatgctttggtattatggaccctagcatgtggattcccgtgctttggtattatggaccctagcacgcggatttatgatttgttaccagtcaacctggttatcccgtgttttggtattatggaccctaacacgtggatttatgatttgttaccagttaatccgaaaattcactaaaaagagaaatgtacttatgtgaaattgatcaaatatctatccatgatatatgtTGAGTATGTGgaggtgttatgtgaaattgatcaaatatctatccatgatttattttgaatatgtgaaggtattatgtgaaattgatcaaatatctatccatgatatattttgaatatgtgaaggtgttggtaaaaagaaaatcaagcatgcattgctttaatgttatttcacatattaatgatgcaatatttgttgattgagttttaaaagagagtatcgaaaaatacatacttttatgtttatgtgatttttggagttaccttgtgagtgtgttgattgtttacttgagttataataatattgtaattaaatcaatcaacagttctttcttgtttactcatacgggctgtcaagctcaccgggtttggtgttgttgcaatcccggtacacgattcaaattgtgtagcgggtaatctcacaggtcaggagaatcagggcagtgatcgtgcggtttagagtattagtaATAGATTTACAacatttgttttgtgaggagaattatactcatttgagttttacaatttgatttggtgagagtgtgctgtaataagtagcttgaggatttggtttatgtaatatcaagAGGTATAACTAGTGGttatttctgagagaaaaattcagaatgaTATTTGTATTGctattagtcatgttccggatttgaatccttatttcaaaattcggggtgtgacatgGACCAATAGCATATAGTATGAAAATACAAGAACAGAACGTGTTTTCTGAAAATCGGGGATTGATAGACATGttgcaatccttactgggcaaaaatcaaaaattcacaCAGAAAGCACAATTTTGACtatgcagtgaaaacctcaactttgagattaaaaacactgcaggtgacaggacccgacccaggaatcaccccaaatacctggatacgagcatgcggggcccacgttaagcgaaatcctaccgaaaattcggcagagcctcccctaaatatgggctacccaattgattcacaaacctggacatgattaaaactttaatttctactcaacctacaataccatatttacaatccaagcacatatattacattcgaaaagttcaaatcccaacataacctccgtaagcaacaacaatccgaacaacaacatccagcaaatttaaaagaaaaggattatcagagcaacactaaaactaagccgatatcatacaaggtaggttaagtaataacctacggacaaaaacggaagcgctgattccaaagtctctagagcctggacgcgatctcggctaatctgaaatctgggcatttgaaaacaaagggcccaggggaaaacatataaaatccattagcgtgagtggacaaaaccgaaacaaaatttgaaacaattaatggaatgcttccccatttctctttttaacaaaaccatcatgcagtgAGACTCCATAAAATTTCAACTCAATCTTTTttccaagaaaactcatttgatgactaggaagaactgcttcctaggcatctcataccatctggaagggactgccacccagatgacgcattggAAAgaactgccaaccggaataggaggcggtggttagttGGGACTaccaactaaccacaggtagtagacgggactgccgactaactacctcatgtcatctagaagggactaccaaccagatgacgcatcggatgggactgccaaccgagctgtagtctggacgggactgccgaccagactattacctagaagggactgccaactaggtaagatacggatgctccaaaactggcctccttgtcaactgctttctttttaaatcctttactttccacagagtcacattttctcaaataataaatcaactgaaaacttatttccatgcTACATGCattattaacaaaataaaagtccactcactagtgagtcccgcagctgatcctgctgcctgcccgtgtcctcctcgctcgagggctcagtacgtcctgtcacaattgaataagatataattaaccataataaggaaatactctcaaaatcaactcattcccctcggaataagcatccgttattaataaattgttataaaactccCACACTTCAATTTGGGATTAAATCCTCGAATACGGAAATCTCTTTACAACTCAACGCCCTCATTAAATCTTTAACCTTCACAAGGATCGCTCCGATAACTTAGCCAATTAGATTACAATTCCTTAACCATAATAAATCACCAAATTCTAATATAatatcctttccaaaatttccaaattctttCCTAGCTTTCCTTATTTCTCACTCACAGTTCCATCTCTAAATTTCAACTcctctctaaattttcttttccaaaacacaatctccactccaaactcctccacaaaatagaacaattccACAATAACCTTAATAGTAAATTAACAAGAGATTTACCcataaaatttataatccatactatccaaaataacaataactacaccaaaattccaaaaaaaaaaaactcaaaccaaacaatcctcaagtttaacacaaaactcaaaggtGAAATTCAATTCCGGTCAACCTATTTAggtcaaaattatctccacaACACCCCCAACAATTCTATACCTGCAATCACAACCAAAATAAGCAGAAAAAGCCggaattccaaacccaaactcaagaacTCGGATGGAACTGTTCACACTACTGTTCACGTCCCCAAAcaccttcaattcttcctccacagcccagaacaagctgcaacaaggttaggaacacgttcagcaactcaccaacaaccaaaaaccaaagaaattcgaccggaaatcgccggaaaactgaGATCGGAGCCAAACTCCGGTTTTCCCCATttatgcaattctctttaaaaCTCAAAAACTGTTTTAAAAAAATACAAGCCATGATATTTCAGCGGGAGTAGCTTCTAGATAACCATCAAATTCAAATGGTAACAAACAAAGGTCAAAGTAAATGCTTGTCAAAAGTTTGAACACGGTAGATACTATCCGTGTAAAACTAGGAGGGGAAATGGTAGCacatcaaaacattcaaattcaaattcaagtcATGTTATCCAAATTGATACAGATTATGCGGGCTTGACTCAATTTGATTGTAACAAACTCATTGCCATGCACAACCGGCTATCTCGAGATAAGtttattcaaattcaaaatcaagaCTCAATCCTATCTCGAAGACTCCCTATAAAAGCAACCATAATGCCAGAGTTAGGGGAGACGGAGAAAACACATCAAGAGGAAAGGCGAAGCCCTGCTGCAAAGGAGAGAAGAAGTTTTCAGCAACTTTGTTTGAAGAAGAAACCCGGAAGCAGACGCTAAAAGGTTGATACCTTCTTGACCTACCAGTGctacttcttgtttttttttttgcagtgtcTCTTTTACCTCTGTCGCCTTGGAGCTGTGGAGATCCCCTAGCGGTCGCAATCTCGTATACGATACATGTGTATCAATGAGTGTATGACCAATCGGTGGAGTATAATATCATCGATTTACTCCAAAATTCAACAGCAGTTCCCACTAGCAGCTTCCTACCTTCTGCCTTCCTCTCCACCTCAGCACAACAAATGGCCTCAAAATAAGCCACGCAAAGAACACACCAGCCAGAACATCAACCACACAAAACATAAAATTGGTGTCTGGAGAAAAGAATTTACCCTTGACGTTCTCTTGGAGTGCTTCCAACAACCTGTAGGCGAGAAGGAAAGGAATCAGAAAACTGAGACCAAGCCGTGAAGCAGAAGTCTCTTCACTTCTATGTGAATCCGGACTCACTTCCTCCACCAAATCCCAGCAAGGAAATGGCTTTCGCTGTCAAAGATCCTGTCTTCACTTGCACCTGCAGCATGTACATGTACAATGCCTCTGTCAAGAACTCGAAAAGACTGATGGAGAGaataattgaagaagaagaagacacgcATGAAAAGTGACAGAGACAAAGCTTTACACCCCTTTAAACAATAACTATCAGAGTATATTGCTACAAACTTGCTCCCAGGTGCTTGAAGGAACACAACATACATATAATGAAGCCGAGCAGTAAATGTTTGCCACATGTTTGCTTTGAATAAAAGCCAGGCAACAAGGACCATGAAACAACGAgtttaatgaaattttgatCATGGGGCAGTGGTTTAACAATACAAGAGGCCATGACAAAGTGATGAATTCGTTGGTGGTTAAAAGTGATGAATTGATTAATACACAACAAGACAAAACTTATTTGCAATTAAGTATGATATTTGCAATTAAGGTTGATTGACAAAACGTGATGTTGCTGTACCTTTGGactaaagacaaaaaaaaaaaactttcaaaataTCCAATTAAGCAAATGTGCAGCAAGTTTCTTTTGGAAATCAGTGGGTCAAAGTCCAGCTGCGTCtcaatcaaaagaagaaaagaaaacaatattcAAAGGCTACAAGATTCCTCTAGTGCTCTTTGTGTGGCATGAAATGAACTCTGCATGTTGTAATAATCAAATCTTGGCAGAACGTAAAGGAAGAGTAGCGGTGGCGTCTCAGACTTGCAACAACAAAGTCATTTCCTCTTGGTCTTATCCTTTGTTGACAGGTTTTGGCGGTGGAAAGTcatatgaagacaaaatgctatATATAATTAAGGCCTAATCTATAAACTATGGCATGCTGCAACTTCGATTTAAAAGGGGAATTAAATTAAAAGCAGTCAATATGCTAAATTGAAGCAGCGCTGTGTTTCATCAACTTCAATTTGGGGTGGAAGGTTGCAAAGGCATGGTCTCTTACCAGTTTTAGGAGCCACACAACATGCAATTCTGCCAGAGACCAAAAGGTGTGCAGTACGAAAGCTTCGGATCTTCGAGAGCTGACGAAGACAGACCATGAAGATTAGTTCAAGTTTTCCCAAATCGAAATAAGGTTCTGGAGGAGAGGAGCCTTACCCGCTAATCTTCGGTGAAGAGTGCATGATCGAGGCAATAGATTCCCCTTTTGTATAAAGCCGGACATCAAGACTCCCTCTCCAAGACGAATTGAAATTCACACCCATCTCCGATTTGATCTCTATCAGCTCGAGTTAATCACACCAAATAGGAGTTCAGCCGGTGGGAGAACAAGGCCTATCATGAGGCAGCTGGGCCTGATACATGGGTCAGAGCATAAATGGGGACTGACAAAATGAAGCTAGAGGCCCAGAAAGGAAAGATGGGTATCCGAATTAGCCTATCTTGAGAGATCAAATGGCGCAAAAAAAAGCCCATTTCAAATGTCGAGGCCCATGACGAAGCTCGGCACGTTTGGGTGCCCAATTTAAATCAGTGGACACTCAACTAAAATTGGGTGTTCACCAAAATATGTTTTCTCGACGAGTTCAAAATATACACCCGTTGAGTAAAAATTGGTATAAAACCGAAAATCCCAAAGgttgaactacagtggtttgatccattcacggggtatgtaggcagtctggATTTAAATCTGGATGCAACCGCAACCTTAACCGAATCCCTGGTTTTCCCTAAACCAAATTCACCAAATCCTAGTGACCACAGAAGTCATCCAAATTTCCGTATTCAAATcacacttaaccaaaattctttGGTGGGTCATTTACTCATCGAAGCATCCAAACCTTCCCAAAAAtctgaactacgagtggcttgatcccttctgGGGTACGTAGGCAGCCTGATAAACACTCTGGGTACAgccacaaaatcaaacaaacacacTCCTCTCCATGGAATTCTTGTCTTCGTATTTGGAATCAAAGGGTCTTCCCTTGaagcaagggattgtaattaagggaTATTATCTATCTCGAATGGGTCCGAACTTAACATAATAAAACTCTATTTCCGTTAATGAAATAGAGTGAGATTGTGTTGAGtatatttatttactatttttGCTCAACAAAAACTAAAGATACCCAAGGTGAAAAGCTTACATATCTAAGTAAAGGAGGGAGGGAGGATCATGCCATGGTGAGGGGTGCGCAcagaggtggccggacggcgtcgATTTTGGTGGAAGAAAGCCGGCggcgaaagagaaagaaaaagagaaggggAAGCTCGGGCTTGTCCCGCTTTTTTTTCAATCTgtcacttcctctctcttcccTAAATGGAAACCTCTTAAATAAAACCCAAGCTAAAAATAGTAACTCATATTTTAAGTCACAACTTTCCCGTAAAAATtccgatttaaacaaacttcgtgtccacgaactcaattTTTTGTATACTACAACATTCTCAAAGAATTTTCTTAACACAACGAACAAGGAAAAAGTTAACTCCTCGGTCAATAACGATGAAGATATAAATAGTAAAACTTTTAAGATATGGGGCATTACAGCAGGCCTCTTACTCTTAAGAACCCAAATAAAATCAATCCAATAATAgtgaaggatatgttctttacaaacacaTATAGCTCTCTACGTGGCTATAATCTCTAGACTCACTAAAGATGTGCTTGTTTTGAATCTTGaccttctttttcacttgaATGATTTGCAAATATCGCTCCTCTTACAACACCAATCTTCTCTATCGATCTCGAGAGAATCAATGCATGTATATGAATAATGAATGAGACACTTTTACATGGAACAAGTGTTTCAAAGTACCTATGCGGATTTTTCTAAGCAAACAAGCAGAACATGAATTCTTGCGTCTAAGTCCCCTAACATGAACGCTATTTTCTTCTGAACATATTGAGGAGAAAACAAATCCTCAATTGTCAAGATTTACCCTAATTGGACTCCTAATAGGAAAGGTCTTTCAATAaaaagatatccaattaaaataCCCAAATCCTAAAACGATTAGGACTTCAATAGCACGATTTTTACAGTAAAAAAAATCTTCATAATATAACATCTAAAAACCAAAAGATACTTTCTAAAATTGGGCTCCCAAAAACGTAGGGTTGACTAGGACTGACTCGGGACATGTTGCAATCTCGTGCTTATATATGCATGAGAATATGAGATGCAATTACCTGAAATTCTCCGATACCAATTTTGATGAACTTTGTAGGCTTCTTTTTCCAGCTTCTAAGGATGAAATGGGATAAGGTATTTCACTTgcttttgtatgggaatgccaacacataAAACGTACAAACTTTTGTACTTACATAGTAAATTtgtaccatttttttttcactactTATCATTTTAGACTTTCATAATTATCTTCTCATTGTTAATTCAAGCTCGTCTTTTAGAGCATCTCTAGCTCACTCTATTCTTTGACTCtgtagctattttagagagcatgtttagttttctatatattttagtaactacaccagactcctaagtggctttCCAACATAACTTCTAACTATCTCCCTCCTTAATATAGAGACCGacatgagactctctataactTAAAACATTCAGTTtgattattttatgtaatttattaatacatttaaactattttatcttcatttaaaattcaaaaatagctaaaatagagagcactaatGCATGCGTATTTCTAAAATGGCtaactaaaaagtcattttatctattttggctaaaatttagctcgcaaatagctagcattgctaaagatactcTTACAGCCATAACACTAAAATCATTGTGGAATCAACCCATTTTACATGTTTACAGTTGAGTCCAAGTGTGAACTTATTACCTTAATAAGATTGGCATGTATATATACCGAGGAATCACTCAGTCTTTGTCTATCCAGGGTCCTCTTTTTAAAGTTCTTCTATTTGGAAGCAAAGTCTGCTAGGCCATGTTGAATACTTTACGTACAGGGGTTGAATACTTCAAAAGGACGTCTGTGTAGAGGGAAAAATGCGGACGGAACAACATGTCAATCATTCGTTGGTTTACTTGCAAAACTGATATGcggtcccccccccccccacccacTGATTAATCATCTTCGAAGAAACTCAGCCATTAGACATCAGACTTCTTCCATCCACAGAAATTGAACAATTGTCTATTAATATTGATGTAAAACTTTTATCaagatttcttttcttttgaattgaatcacaaattcacaatcaaGGAAACCTACAAGTCTCATACCATTTGAGAATTTGGTATATCTTTTTCATCACTCTGACCATTTGAAAGAGGAAAAACAAATCACGCCATTTTGATACTCAGAAGCCACCAATCATGATCAATGGCACATCCGACTCTTCTCAAGCGCACTGAAGCCACATCGCCGCCACCTCACCTACACCCAACACTGGCACGCGTTGATTCGAAACATGTCAAAAAATTAACCTGGGTACCTGACCACTTTGTTATAATGGCTAATGGGATTATAAGTAGGTTAATATTCTAGCTTTGATTACGGTTTTTGTTAATTGAATGTTGTATGGTGTAAATTTTGACTCGGACAACGTTGAGGATTGGAGTATGCAGCAACACAATTTTTGAAAAGATACCCATAAAATTTTGTTGGGCATGGTGTTTTCGCTGGCAACAATGATGATTAGAGAGGATGAGAGGGTCAAAGGGGATGTGATTGTGAGAATGGTGGAGGGAAGGTAAGAGTGAAGTTAGAGCGGAGCTTGTGGCGGTGGCGGGTTTCTTTGGGGAATAGGAGATGAGCAGCAACACTAAAAAGTGCTATGGTGATGTATATTACTGAGGCCCTGACCATTTCAAGATTTACACTTTCTATTCAATATGTTTCTGTTTCTGGATTTGGAGATTGGAGAGACAGAGAAGGATCGAGATTAGGAGCAAGATTCAGTCTTAGAAAACTACATTAGAGTTAGAGACTGAGGAGGAGATGTGGGTGGAACCCACATGGAAATGAACTTGATTGACTAGCTGACACGTGTTTGTCCACATTTTTCCTTCTtcacggacgtcctcttcaaatccttgctatatatatatagttatatacatacaccttttaaaaataaaata
This portion of the Rosa chinensis cultivar Old Blush chromosome 1, RchiOBHm-V2, whole genome shotgun sequence genome encodes:
- the LOC112178047 gene encoding uncharacterized protein LOC112178047 isoform X1; this encodes MVLVAWLLFKANMWQTFTARLHYMYVVFLQAPGSKFVAIYSDSYCLKGCKALSLSLFMRVFFFFNYSLHQSFRVLDRGIVHVHAAGASEDRIFDSESHFLAGIWWRKLLEALQENVKGKFFSPDTNFMFCVVDVLAGVFFAWLILRPFVVLRWRGRQKVGSC
- the LOC112178047 gene encoding uncharacterized protein LOC112178047 isoform X2, with the protein product MGVNFNSSWRGSLDVRLYTKGESIASIMHSSPKISGSRRSEAFVLHTFWSLAELHVVWLLKLVQVKTGSLTAKAISLLGFGGGSCWKHSKRTSRVNSFLQTPILCFVWLMFWLVCSLRGLF
- the LOC112178047 gene encoding uncharacterized protein LOC112178047 isoform X3, whose amino-acid sequence is MGVNFNSSWRGSLDVRLYTKGESIASIMHSSPKISGSRRSEAFVLHTFWSLAELHVVWLLKLVQVKTGSLTAKAISLLGFGGGSCWKHSKRTSRLVLGCGGRIEGVWGREQ